Proteins from a genomic interval of Marmota flaviventris isolate mMarFla1 chromosome 8, mMarFla1.hap1, whole genome shotgun sequence:
- the A4gnt gene encoding alpha-1,4-N-acetylglucosaminyltransferase, which yields MLKELQFSLSITLLFACGFLYQFLLRSSCFFCLTPFKFQQDPEALLSHGRGIVFVETSERLEPPPLVCCAVESAARVYPEQPVAFFMKGLNSSTQLPSNSSYPAFSLLSALDNVFLLPLDMKKLLEDTPLYSWYIRINASTQAYWLHVSSDASRLAIIWKYGGVYMDTDVISIRPIPEENFLAAQSSRYSSNGVFGFLPHHPFLWGCMENFVEHYNSRIWGNQGPVLMTRMLRLWCKLGDFQGLSDLRCLNLSFLHPQRFYPISFREWRRYYEVWDRDLSFNDSYALHLWNYMNKEGRTVVRGSNTLVENLFREYCPRTYRDLIQGPEGLVTRKLGPGNK from the exons ATGCTGAAGGAGCTCCAGTTCTCCCTATCCATCACCCTGCTGTTTGCCTGTGGCTTCCTCTACCAGTTCctcctgagatcctcctgcttcttctGCCTGACGCCCTTCAAGTTCCAGCAGGACCCCGAAGCCCTCCTGAGCCATGGACGTGGCATTGTATTTGTAGAGACCTCAGAGCGACTGGAGCCACCCCCACTGGTCTGCTGCGCCGTGGAGTCTGCTGCTAGGGTTTATCCAGAGCAGCCCGTGGCCTTCTTTATGAAAGGTCTCAACAGTTCCACTCAGCTGCCCTCAAACTCCAGCTACCCAGCCTTTTCCCTCCTCTCAGCCCTGGACAATGTTTTCCTCCTCCCTTTGGATATGAAAAAGCTGTTGGAAGACACACCCCTGTATTCATGGTATATTCGA ATCAATGCCAGTACACAGGCATATTGGCTCCACGTCAGCTCAGATGCATCCCGCCTGGCTATCATCTGGAAATACGGTGGTGTCTACATGGATACTGACGTCATCTCCATCAGGCCTATTCCCGAGGAGAACTTTCTGGCTGCTCAGTCCTCTCGGTACTCTAGTAATGGGGTGTTTGGGTTCCTGCCCCACCACCCCTTCTTGTGGGGATGCATGGAAAACTTCGTTGAACACTATAATTCAAGAATTTGGGGCAACCAAGGTCCTGTTTTGATGACGAGGATGTTGAGATTATGGTGCAAACTTGGAGACTTCCAAGGGCTGAGTGACCTCAGGTGTCTGAACTTGTCCTTCCTACACCCCCAGAGATTTTACCCAATCTCTTTTCGCGAGTGGAGGCGTTACTATGAAGTCTGGGACAGAGACCTGAGTTTCAATGACTCTTATGCCCTGCATTTGTGGAACTACATGAACAAGGAGGGGAGGACCGTGGTTCGAGGAAGCAACACACTGGTGGAAAATCTCTTTCGTGAGTACTGTCCCAGGACCTACAGGGACCTGATCCAAGGCCCAGAAGGGTTAGTGACCAGGAAGCTGGGGCCAGGTAACAAATAG